The genomic stretch ACAAGAAATAAAGCGAATCAATACAGGAACAACAACAATCGCGGCTCCTCTCCTACTCAACGAACTGATGAAAGCAAAATTGTATGTCAGTTTTGTGACAAGACAAGCCATGTTGCGAAGAACTGCTACCGAATTAAGGGCTTTCCGAAAAGGCATGGCATTAAACCGACTGCAAACCTGGCTCAGAATCAGACTGCCACCCAGAGTCCCAGCTGGATAATGGATACAAGAGCATCTCATCATATTTCACAAGATCTGCAACAACTTACGTTTGCAAATTCATATCCTGGAGCAGATCAGGTCATTGTCGGCAATGGAACAGGTTTGAAAATTACTCATACTGGTAACTCTATCATTCACACCCCTGTTAAACCTCTTTATCTCAAACAAGTCTTGTGTGTTCCCAAAATCCAGTCTAATTTATTATCTGTTTCAAAACTATGTCAATCTAATACTTGTTCTATTGAATTTTTTCCAAACCATTTTGTTGTTAAGGACTTGAATTCGGGCCAGGCTCTACTCCAAGGTCCTCTTAAACAAAATCTATATCATTTACCCGCGGCTATCATTCCTTCACGTACACCTCATGCATTGCATACAAGCATCCATTCTGCGTCTACATGGCATCATAAGTTAGGTCATCCTTCTTTCAAAATAATAAAGCATCTGATTGACGATCATCATCTACCAATAAAGCTTCCAACATCTCATAAGTGTAGTTCATGTCACTGTGCCAAAAGTCACAAACTGCCTTTCTCAAATCATCATCTCACAAGTAGCAAACCATTGGAACTTTTGTACTCTGATGTTTGGGGACCGGCTCCTGTTAGATCATTAGATGGTTACTTGTACTATTTAATCATTGTAGATCATTTTTCCAAATATGTTTGATTGTATCCAATGAAACATAAATCAGATGTATTTACCATTTTTGTTCAATTTAAGTCCATTGTTGAAAAAAAAGTTTAACTTGCCTATTGTCTCTCTTTTCTCTGATAATGGTGGATAATTTATCAAATTGAAATCTTTTCTGGCTAACAAAGGTATTTCTCACTTAACCGCACCACCACACACACCCGAGGTAAATGGTACAGCTGAAAGGAGACACCGACATGTTGTTGAAACAGGTCGTGCTCTCTTGCATCATGCTAACCTACCACCTCAATTTTGGTCATTTGCATTCACTACTGTAGTTTACCTCATCAACAGAATGCCAAAACCAATCATTGAGATGAACTCTCCCTTTGAACTCTTGTTTCATCTAAAACCGGACTATAGCAAACTTCACTTTTACTCAGTTCGAAAAGGTAGATTCATCAAACACAATAGAATTGAGAGTAGGCGTGATTTCTTTTGCCATCGTGAAGGTAGAAATTTCTTGAAAATCACATAACcataaaaagaataaaaagaaatTGAGAATCAACTAGGTGTGAATGTAAATCTCATTTGCGAATTTCTTTGCAAAAAACTCATGATATGTTTCCAAGTGAGTGGCGAGTTACAACATTTGTTGTTAAACATAATTATACTTTGCTAACTCAATCAAAAGTGTGGTTCTTACCAGCTAACCGAATTATCTCAGATGATTATTCTGAACGGATTTTCTTGTTAAAGGAGGGTGGGCTTTCAGTTAGACAATTAATACGCAATCTATTTTTGAAAGCCAAGAAAAAAGTTGAAATAACTGATGTTGTTAATCTTCTTAAGTATTGTGAGGATGAAAAAAAGAGTTACTCTAAATTTCAGTATTTGATCTTACATATAAGGTAAATTCTTATGAAATGTCATTCAGAATTTTTGTGGGTATGAAAAGTCATGGAAAGACTATACTTTTTGGATGTGCACTCTTACGAAATGAAAAAACTTCTGCATTTTGTTGGTTGATGAAGGTAACTTCTAAGCTTAATTTCATAATTTTTCTTATATCATTTGTTATTGtatcattttttttaattacACTGTTTTTTTGTAGACTTTTATATCTTTGATGGTGAAGCCTTTGAAGACTATATTAACAGATCAAGATCCATGGATGAAAGAAGCAATTTCAAAAGAGTTGCCATCAACAAAATACAATTTTTGCATATGGCACATCACTTTCAAGTTTAGTTGTTGGTTTAATGTTATACTCCGAGACAAATATCCAAAATGGTGTTATATGTTTTTATGATGGAATGACAACCACGGGTAGATCAGAGAGTATTAATGCATTTATTAAAAGATTCATAAAATCTCATACAAGTTTAAGTGATTCCACAAAGCATGTATGTTCTGATTTCTAAAATATAATACAattatgttttgattaatttaaattaatttcAGGTTGATTTAGCAATCAATGATATTAAGCAAAAAGAAGAGCATGATATAATgttagaaaaatacaaaaattgtGTAAGAAGCTGATATCACTTTTGCAAGAGCAAACTTATAGTCTTCTCACTGATTTTGCTTTTCAAAAGTTTCAAGAGGAGTTTGAAAGGCCCATCCAATATTCAACTCATCATGAAAATGATAATGTTTTTGTGTTACGGTATTATAAAGAATGTAAAAGTAGAAAACACATGGTCTTTTGGGATGATAAAATAGCTACATTATCAGTATTTTTCTTCATAAAGATTGTCATGAAATTTCTTCTAATTACTTGACATCACAATGGCGACTTCAAGTATAacatgaagatgatgaagtaaATCCTCAACCAATCAATGTTGTGTTTGAGGACCAAATAATATGTTACAAGAATGAAACTCATGCAAATGATATTGTTCAATGCCCTCCGATTTTCAAAACAAAAGGTCGTCTTAAACAAATACGTCTTAAAGGTGGAAAAGAGCTTTCACATACCATGAATACTTGGATTATGGAAAGACCTATGACATAATATTGCAACATGCCTCTAAAAGAAAATATTCAATTTTCTCCTCACACTAAAAACTAAGAAGAAGAAAATTTGTCAAGATGCAAATTTAAATCCAGTCCTTCTACCAAAAATTTTGgtaaatattttttatttttataacttttatatatttttttatgtttttttatatttttaatttgtTAACTAAAActatattttttttgtttttatttttataataGGAAGAAATTGATGATATTTGTATGAAGACCATCGAGTAatcttattttttttatttggataatttttaaaataaattgtatttgaatgatatatttaGAACTGTAATTTAATTTGCTATATTATTTTACttttaaagcattttaattttaaaaaactTTCAGCATAACTCTTGCAAcaatatattattataatttaaaGCAAATCAATTTTAAGCTaatttaaaaatagaaaaaaaataaaattaaagtTTGTCTTACGTAATCTTGGATGATTCTAAACATTTTcattaaatttaaaatataaaaaattatataGATATGAAAGGATAATTTTATCCTAATCATTTTTAACaaatataaattttaatattttaattacTATAATTAATTATTACATGTTTCAAAATAAAGTAGATGAAATTAACTATCACTAATTACACCTTAACATGGTCCTTGGAGCACAAGATAACAAAACCataataaaaatgaaagaaaattAATTGGTAAAAATAAGAATAAATACATAAAgtaaaaaacaaaataaaaaaataaaaaaatggatACAAGTCAGAATAATCCCTTTTAACTTTTAGCTAACTAGGTTGACATTTGACTCAGAACAATACAAACCATTCAGATGATTCTCATGAATGACTTAGATAAAATATAAAATACATACAAAAACACAATATCTCAAATAAGACGAATGTCTCTGACAAACTCTAATGACACAataaataatttgaaaaacaacTGACTCTGACAAAGCCCAAATGACTCAAATAAAAAATAAGCATAAACAAATGATATAACAAAATGTAGGATGTGACACTTTTATTTTGTATAATACACTATTATTAGGAATAGTTTTAAAATTTGAATTCGTATAAAAACAATAGAATATTATGAAGCATATTGTTTCTTCTTAAATTCATAACCAATAAATTAGATTTACATAATTTTCTCTTTTGACAAGAGATATATGGCATTCTTAAATTTCACAAAATCCAAAAGATTATACTTTCGCAAAAGCTAGTATTGTTCTTGTGAACATAACAAAAATATTATTCAATAAAATGAAACGCATTATATATTCAAACATCAGCGTTTGTAGTCCAGCGGTTAGGATAATTGCCTTCCAAGCAATAGACCCGGGTTCGACTCCCGGCAAACGCAAGAATTTTCGTTTTTCTTAAAAATGTATTTAGTTGTAGCAAGGGTAGGTACCCCACCTGAAACGAACAGTTGTTGCATTTGTGGTTCATATGAATCTTGCACCTCAAATCTCACCGCTACCGTAAGTAACTTGTGATAGCTTAATCCTTCACTAGTAACCTCCCCAATGGAATTTTGTTCCACAACTCTTTCTTTCTCTTCTTCCACTTCTGTTCTCAATTCTCAGGTAAATTTCTTACCTCTACTCATGTATGTTGTTTATCCTTTTCCATGCATGTATGTTGTTGAAACTTTCACTTCCTCTTTGTAAAAAAAGTTatacatttatttatttatttctgCATTACCTTATTGCTCTTCTTTTAATTTGTGCTGCAGAGCCCTAAATTTCCTAAAAGGAATTTCTGTCAGAAAATTTCAAACCCTACATTGCCTAAACCATTTCTTCAAATATATGGTAAACCTCACAAATTAATTTATgaacaaaactcaacaaaactTTCTCCTAGAACACATAGAGCATCCATATCAGCTAAATCCGGAAGACAAAATTGGGATTTAGGAAGATTTATTAAAACTTTATACTTCTTCAATGGTCCTCCATCTCCTGCTAAGGTAACTTTTTTTCATTTCTGAATATTTATCATTTCTGAATTGTGGATCAACTAATAATATTTATCATTTCTGAATTGTGAAGTTCTTTGACTTTCTAGTTGGGAAACTATCCAGTACTTCCCCTAGTGTATCGGTTAACTCCATGGGGACTTCCGATATTGTTCTTGTTGCTGGAGCTACCGGTGGTGTTGGTCGAAGAGTGGTTGATGTGTTACGGAAGAAAGGAATTCCTGTCCGAGTATTGGTATTGTTTTGTTTGTGGATTGCCTTTGATAAATTCTCACTGCAAATAATTTGGATCAAtgaataatattttatttaacttctgtatcAATATTTATCAGGTTAGAAATGAAGAGAAAGCAAGAAAGATGTTAGGCTCAGATGTTGACTTGGTGAGTTACTTTAATTGAATGCGCTGAAATGCTTTACGATTgataaaataatataaatatgTACTTTCTTAGTTTGCAATAATTTGCTGTTGATAATGAGATGTAATTGGACCTAAATATGATGGATGCCAAAATAATGGAAAAAATGTTACTTATGGAGGGCAGAGTAGCCAATAGCAGCGCTATCTCGCTATAGAGGAGAGGAGGCCGGGCGTTATGAGAAGAGCCTTAGCGGTGCAAAACACTAGAGTGCATGCTATAGGATAAATAACGGGTAGCGGGGACGGAGTATTTCCTGGTCCAGAGCGGTTTCTGTTCCGCTATCATTATGAAAAAACGAAGTCATCCCTTAAATTTAAAACGTTTTAAGGGTAATTTTGAGTTGAGACTCAATCCTATCCTTTGCCTTCtctgtttttattttaatcaCATTGAAGAAAATGAAGAGTTTGGAGAAGATAATAGGATGGAGGATGAAGAGGAGTTTGTTGAAGAAGAAGACTTGTTTGATGATGATTTTTTGCTTTAAAGACTTCAATTATGATGATATTTGATTTCTATGATAGTTTGAATTTTAATATTTAGTACTTAAGTTTGAATTTTTGGATGTGTTGTTTTGATTAAGACTTGTTGATGTTGATTAAGAGCTTCCATTAAGACTTGTTGGTTTTTGAGTGTTTTTTTATTAAGTCTTGTGCTTTGATTTGTAAATAGTTTAGGGGTTTTGAGTTATTTGTTTAATTTTACATTAAAGATATGTTTATAATTATTACTCATGTAATTTGTCCAAAAAATATCAAATAGTGGTCATCCCACTATACGCTATTCTGCTATTCCATTTTTGTGGTCGGCCGCTCCGTACCGCTATCCGAAATTGACTACTCTGATGGAGGGTATGTGGTTGTTGGCAAATGAGATGATAAATTGACTGACGGCCAAGTATGAAGTCTTTACTGATCTGTGCATGAAAGATTTATGCGAATTTTAGGACTAGCTGGTGGAAGATACCGATGTTCATCAGTGCTAACCTTTCCTGTTTCATATTTATATGTATTCTGTGATTACATATATTATACTGCACAAAAATTGATAAATTTTATTTACCCTTTACTTCCTCTACATTATGGCCAACTAACCTTTTTGTTGAAACTAAGGTTGTTGGAGACATTACAAAAGATAGTACTTTGATCCCTGAATACTTTAAAGGAGTGAAGAAAGTGATCAACGCCGTTTCTGTTATTGTTGGCCCTAAAGAAGGAGACACTCCAGACAGAGCGAAATACAGCCAAGTATGTTCACTCACTTTATTAAGAATTGAAATGTAGTGTTTTTAATCAATGACTTCATAATCATCTCTTTCTAACGGATTGAATTTATTTTTGATGCAGGGAATTAAGTTCTTCGAGCCAGAGGTAAATAACTGTTTTTCCTTTATGTTGAGACTACCTTTGGAGTCAATTTGTTGTCTATTTAATTTTAAAAGTCCAGTTTGTATGCACGCTCATCCTGAGAAGTTCTAGAAGCTTTTCTCTTAGTTGTTGGTTATTGAAATCAGATAAAAGGCGATTCACCAGAAAAGGTAGAGTACATAGGAATGAGAAATTTGATCAAGGCCGTGAAGAACAACCTTGGACTTCGAAAGGGAAAGCTATTATTTGGATTTGAAGGTAGGTTCCCAGTTGACAGCAATGCTTGATTGATTCAACTTCTCTAATTTTAGTTGAACAACCTTGAACAAGTGATTTTGTTTCTTTGTGCTTCCTATTGATCATATTTCTTTCTCTAATTTTCTGGCAGGCGAAAGTTACAGGCAGCTTTCTTGGGGCGCTTTAGATGATGTGGTAATGGGTGGAGTTAGTGAAAGTACTTTTCAGATTGATTCAAATGGTAGTGAAAATGGTGGACCAACCGGGGTTTTTAAAGGTATGAATCGAATTCTTGCAAATGTGTGCAATTGTACTTCTAGAGGACTTGAATAGCATTTCCTTTGTATTTTACCGCTCAAAATAATACAGCCTTGTTTCTAATCCAGGTGTTGTTTCATCGGCAAATAATGGTGGCTTTACAAGTATCAGAACAAAGGTAAACTGCAATTTTTACTTTAACAAAATATTGCGGGAAACTAAGTTGTTAAATGAAAAGAAGAGAGTTTACATAATTGGTCTTCAGAATTTTTCAGAACCTGAGGATCTCTCTGCATATGATGGTTTGGAGTTCCGTCTAAAAGGTGATGGGCGTAGATATAAGGTCATTATACGCACAAGCCCTGATTGGGATGCTCTTGGGTACACTGCAGGCTTTAACACAGAGAAAGGCAAATGGCAATCGGTAGTTGAAATCTAGTACTATAGACACAGTCAATTTTATCTAATGACAGCTCTCAACGGTGTTTTTTTTTTCCTTTCACAGATTCAATTGCCATTTTCTTCCCTGAGGCCCATATTTCGAGCAAGGACTGTGTCTGATGCTCCGCAATTTGATGCCAGCAACATTGCATCACTGCAGGCATGGCTCTGTTGTTGGTATTTCTTTGTCTTTTGGCCTTGCAATCTCACACACATGTTCTTAATTATGAATTGAAATTCTCTACAGCTCATGTTCAGCAAGTTTGAATATGATGGTAAATTAAACGAGACTTTTGCGGAAGGTCCGTTTGAGCTTCCAGTGTCTAGCATAAAGGCATATATAAATGATCCAATAACTCCTAGGTATAGCCTTATTTTCTGGATGCCTTTCCCATTCTTTTTATTCATCCCTATATGCTTATTTTTTGCCGTGTTTCTGTCATTAAGATTTGTACATGTGGGCTCAGCGGGAGTTACCAGACCGGAAAGGCCCGGACTTGATCTAAGTAAACAGCCTCCTGCAGTTCGATTAAACAAGGAACTGGATTATATCCTCACATTTAAACTAAAGGTAGAATACTGTTGATGGCTCCTTATTTGTTTTCATTTCTATGTTACATCTTTTCATTTGCTGAGAGCAATTAATGCTGCAATAGGGTGAGGATTCAATCCGAGAAAGTGGCATTCCATATACGATCGTTAGGCCTTGTGCGCTAACTGAAGAACCTGCTGGAGCTGATCTAATCTTTGATCAAGGAGATAATATTACGGTAATACGAAAACATTTTCTTGGTTTAAGAGCTCTTGCTAAACATCCATCTCACATATTTAGTATAGTAGCATTTTGCTTCTTTGTCACTCATCTTCCAATTTAATGCATAATAGGGTAAAATATCAAGGGAAGAGGTTGCTCAAATGTGCGTAGCTGCACTTCAAAGCCCTTATGCTTGTGATAAAACATTTGAGGTCAGTCTTTTTCTTTACAATCCCCAATCCATATTTTTCCTGATTTATTTAGTATTAGTACTTTAGGGTGAGGATTCATACAAAGGTTTTCTATTTTTATACGGCGAAGTGTATGTACACCCTGTGTATGTACGCCCTCTAGTCATTATTataaacaaatattttcttttcaaattaattgaataattaatatATCTGAAAATGGAATATTTACTTATATCTGAAAATGGAATATTTCCTTATAATAGTGACGAGAGAAGTATGTGTTTAGGTTAGATAAACTATTTTCCATTATTTATATGAATCTAGCAATTCGATTGTGATCTCACTCTAGTTTGGAAGCTTTACATCATCTATACAACTATATCTATTGCAGGTGAAAAGTGTTATTCCGTTTAGCGAGCCATTTACGGTGGATCCCGAAAATCCTCCTCCAGAGAAGGACTATGACATATACTTTAAAAGTTTAAAAGAAGGCATAACTGGGAAGGAAGCCCTCCAACAAAATCCTATACCTGTTTAATGTTCTTGCATTGCAGTTCAGCTATGGATATTGAGGATATATATAAAAGTACATTGAGAGCTGCACATAATCTTTGAATCCAAAGAAATATAAACCAAACAAAACTATGATATTTCATAAGCCTAGACATGAATGTTGCCCTATACAAGATGCATGTATATTCATTGTACTTAAACATACTTTCCttttccttgtttgttttagcATATAGGAAGGTAAAGAATAACCACACCACACTTTTCATATACCAAAATAAATTTGGTTTTGACTCCAATTTTGGTAAAAGATTTATCCTAGTATGTTTTATTCTCACATTCACATATTGGTATTTTTCATGCCGACTCCGAACATGTTATATCGAACTATAATTCGTTGAGGATGTATAATTTATATTATAGTTCGTGTTGTTGTTTAAGTTAAGAGATAGTTAGATTAATTATAAAGTTTGTTGCAAAGATGCGAACTAATTGAGACTTATAATACGTTGTAAATAACAATTCTTCTTCCTAAATATCAAAAATTTACAACAATATTTCCTTACAATCAACTtaatttctttcttcattctcaAAATACATAAGATTGTTCCAACAAATTGGTATCAAGAAGTTTGGTTTGATTAAGCTATTTGCAATGACAAATGGAAGCACATCATTGAATCAATTTATTGTGAATCCATTAGTTTTCAAAGGTGAAAACTATGATAGGTGTTGTACAAATGAATGTCATATTTAGATTTCAAGATGTGGTTGAAATTGTGTATGATGTCATACATGCATTGGAGACAAATGCAAATGATACTCAAAAGGATGCACATAAGGAGCATAGGAAGAAAGATGGGAAAATTCTCTTCCTGATTCATCAATGCATGAATCCTAATGTTTTTGAGAAGATCATTGAAGAATAAACGACCAAAGAAGTCTGTGATAAGTTAAAGAAGCTGTATGGTGGAGATGAGAAGTTGAAGAGAGTTAAGTTGCAGACTTTGAGAAAGAAATTTGAGACGACTCAAATGAAAAGGGAAGAGTCATTTGTAGAATTCTTTTCAATATTGG from Lathyrus oleraceus cultivar Zhongwan6 chromosome 7, CAAS_Psat_ZW6_1.0, whole genome shotgun sequence encodes the following:
- the LOC127101513 gene encoding protein HIGH CHLOROPHYLL FLUORESCENCE PHENOTYPE 173, chloroplastic isoform X1, whose product is MEFCSTTLSFSSSTSVLNSQSPKFPKRNFCQKISNPTLPKPFLQIYGKPHKLIYEQNSTKLSPRTHRASISAKSGRQNWDLGRFIKTLYFFNGPPSPAKFFDFLVGKLSSTSPSVSVNSMGTSDIVLVAGATGGVGRRVVDVLRKKGIPVRVLVRNEEKARKMLGSDVDLVVGDITKDSTLIPEYFKGVKKVINAVSVIVGPKEGDTPDRAKYSQGIKFFEPEIKGDSPEKVEYIGMRNLIKAVKNNLGLRKGKLLFGFEGESYRQLSWGALDDVVMGGVSESTFQIDSNGSENGGPTGVFKGVVSSANNGGFTSIRTKNFSEPEDLSAYDGLEFRLKGDGRRYKVIIRTSPDWDALGYTAGFNTEKGKWQSIQLPFSSLRPIFRARTVSDAPQFDASNIASLQLMFSKFEYDGKLNETFAEGPFELPVSSIKAYINDPITPRFVHVGSAGVTRPERPGLDLSKQPPAVRLNKELDYILTFKLKGEDSIRESGIPYTIVRPCALTEEPAGADLIFDQGDNITGKISREEVAQMCVAALQSPYACDKTFEVKSVIPFSEPFTVDPENPPPEKDYDIYFKSLKEGITGKEALQQNPIPV
- the LOC127101513 gene encoding protein HIGH CHLOROPHYLL FLUORESCENCE PHENOTYPE 173, chloroplastic isoform X2 — encoded protein: MGTSDIVLVAGATGGVGRRVVDVLRKKGIPVRVLVRNEEKARKMLGSDVDLVVGDITKDSTLIPEYFKGVKKVINAVSVIVGPKEGDTPDRAKYSQGIKFFEPEIKGDSPEKVEYIGMRNLIKAVKNNLGLRKGKLLFGFEGESYRQLSWGALDDVVMGGVSESTFQIDSNGSENGGPTGVFKGVVSSANNGGFTSIRTKNFSEPEDLSAYDGLEFRLKGDGRRYKVIIRTSPDWDALGYTAGFNTEKGKWQSIQLPFSSLRPIFRARTVSDAPQFDASNIASLQLMFSKFEYDGKLNETFAEGPFELPVSSIKAYINDPITPRFVHVGSAGVTRPERPGLDLSKQPPAVRLNKELDYILTFKLKGEDSIRESGIPYTIVRPCALTEEPAGADLIFDQGDNITGKISREEVAQMCVAALQSPYACDKTFEVKSVIPFSEPFTVDPENPPPEKDYDIYFKSLKEGITGKEALQQNPIPV